The following proteins are co-located in the Vibrio azureus genome:
- a CDS encoding serine protease — MKKTLVAFLIGAALPAAATTLEPLERDASARIVGGEPANTKNWKFIASLVQKGYPASEGHFCGGSFLGGKYVLTAAHCVDETNADSIDIVLGLYDQKKESQAQRIAVKNIYQHAGYNPEIMSNDIAVIELERSVDNATIELADSRVIENMRAGDKVYVAGWGDTLDESVQSPNILREVDVQYVDRAACQNLGGAYAEISVDAICAGYSDGGKDSCQGDSGGPLIANDNGINKLLGVVSWGLGCAQSNAYGVYANVAHFKTNGWIESHLNTISYTQYRDLGLIEKKARQDTFTIRNDEAIVPLNITEITLPEGVSVTQNTCTQTLAPSQSCELTINYTPDSSQSSQTIEFTTDHSKLPKFTTTLKYIAIDKANAAVSGAVPIKGAKVFTSDKAWTEKNGELQSSHIWESNGESILYITDLPKGTLQLEYKALIANSNAFIVQINDDWDLLEESADFEQISIKLEKSSNSLQFVYIKDDTPYESSNSAIIAPFEQAYIRNIKMLDNDRKRSGGSFSIGLLVLLGAGLFTRRKRWSLHEKRA; from the coding sequence ATGAAAAAAACGTTAGTAGCTTTTTTGATTGGAGCGGCTTTACCTGCAGCAGCAACAACACTTGAACCACTTGAAAGAGACGCCTCCGCACGAATTGTCGGTGGAGAGCCTGCTAATACTAAAAACTGGAAGTTCATTGCTTCATTGGTACAAAAAGGATATCCGGCCTCTGAGGGCCATTTTTGTGGTGGTAGTTTCCTTGGCGGTAAATATGTATTAACGGCTGCACACTGTGTTGATGAAACGAATGCAGATAGTATCGACATAGTTCTTGGCTTATACGATCAAAAAAAAGAATCTCAAGCACAACGTATCGCCGTCAAAAATATTTATCAACATGCCGGATATAATCCTGAAATAATGAGCAACGACATCGCCGTTATCGAACTAGAAAGAAGTGTTGATAATGCAACGATCGAATTAGCAGACTCAAGAGTGATCGAAAATATGAGAGCTGGCGATAAAGTCTATGTTGCAGGTTGGGGAGACACCTTAGATGAGAGTGTACAATCCCCAAACATCTTGCGAGAAGTTGACGTACAATACGTTGACCGCGCAGCATGTCAAAACCTAGGTGGGGCTTACGCTGAAATATCCGTTGATGCCATTTGTGCAGGGTATTCAGACGGTGGAAAAGACAGTTGCCAAGGAGATAGCGGCGGCCCTCTTATCGCCAATGATAACGGCATTAACAAATTACTTGGTGTAGTGAGCTGGGGATTGGGTTGTGCTCAGTCAAACGCTTATGGTGTTTATGCCAATGTTGCCCATTTTAAGACAAATGGTTGGATAGAAAGCCACCTAAATACCATTAGCTACACCCAATACCGTGATCTTGGACTAATAGAAAAAAAAGCTCGGCAAGATACCTTCACCATTCGCAATGATGAAGCCATCGTGCCATTAAATATCACTGAAATAACATTACCTGAAGGGGTATCGGTAACCCAAAACACTTGTACTCAAACTCTCGCGCCTTCTCAAAGCTGTGAGCTTACAATAAATTACACTCCAGACAGCTCGCAATCGTCTCAAACAATAGAGTTCACGACTGACCATTCTAAATTACCTAAGTTCACTACTACCCTTAAATATATAGCTATCGACAAAGCAAATGCTGCGGTAAGCGGTGCCGTTCCGATTAAAGGTGCTAAAGTGTTTACCAGTGACAAAGCATGGACAGAGAAAAATGGGGAGCTTCAGTCATCCCATATATGGGAATCCAATGGCGAGTCTATTCTGTACATCACTGATTTGCCCAAGGGGACTCTACAACTAGAATATAAAGCATTGATAGCTAACTCTAACGCCTTTATTGTGCAAATAAATGATGATTGGGACTTACTTGAAGAAAGTGCTGACTTTGAACAGATATCGATTAAACTTGAGAAATCATCCAACAGCCTTCAGTTTGTTTACATAAAAGACGATACACCTTATGAGAGCTCTAACTCAGCTATCATCGCCCCCTTCGAGCAAGCATATATTCGTAATATTAAGATGCTAGATAATGACAGAAAACGTTCAGGCGGCAGTTTCTCTATCGGATTGCTAGTACTATTGGGGGCCGGACTGTTTACTCGTCGTAAAAGGTGGTCATTGCATGAAAAACGTGCTTAA